A region of Geobacillus sp. 46C-IIa DNA encodes the following proteins:
- a CDS encoding gamma-glutamyltransferase family protein translates to MDYLYHPYPSQRMTVFAKNGVVATSQPLAAQAGLEVLKKGGNAIDAAVAAAACLTVVEPTSNGIGGDAFALVWTSGKLYGLNASGYAPALLSLDALKERGYTEMPKYGFAPVTVPGAPAAWAALSKRFGRLPLADTLAPAIAYAENGYPVSPVLGKYWANAYRVYKEALHGPEFAAWFATFAPGGRAPRIGEVWASPDHAATLRSIAETEAESFYRGELAEKIAAFSKQYDGFLTLEDLAEYEPEWVEPISVSYRGYDVWEIPPNGQGLVALLALNIMNGFDVPSIPDVETCHRQIEAMKLAFADGKAYIADRRYMDYRVDELLSESFAAMRRAQIGAEALTPEPGTPPKGGTVYLAAADGEGNMVSFIQSNYMGFGSGLVVPGTGIALHNRGHNFAFDDGHPNALAPRKKPYHTIIPGFLTKGGTPIGPFGVMGGFMQPQGHMQVIMNTIDFALNPQAALDAPRWQWMEGKTVLVEPHFPRHIAEALARKGHDIRVALDGGPFGRGQIIWRDPHTGVLAAGTEPRTDGAVAAW, encoded by the coding sequence ATGGACTACTTATACCATCCATACCCATCGCAGCGAATGACGGTGTTCGCCAAAAACGGCGTTGTTGCGACATCGCAGCCGCTCGCGGCGCAAGCGGGGCTTGAGGTGCTGAAAAAAGGCGGCAACGCCATCGATGCGGCGGTCGCCGCCGCGGCTTGTCTGACGGTCGTTGAGCCGACATCGAACGGCATCGGCGGCGATGCGTTCGCCCTCGTCTGGACGAGCGGGAAATTGTACGGATTAAACGCGAGCGGCTATGCGCCGGCTTTGCTTTCGCTTGACGCGCTAAAAGAGCGCGGCTATACAGAAATGCCGAAATACGGCTTCGCCCCGGTGACGGTCCCGGGAGCGCCGGCGGCATGGGCGGCGCTGTCGAAGCGCTTCGGCCGCCTGCCGCTTGCGGACACGCTCGCACCGGCGATCGCTTATGCTGAAAACGGCTACCCGGTATCGCCCGTGCTCGGAAAGTACTGGGCGAACGCCTACCGGGTGTACAAAGAAGCGCTTCACGGGCCGGAATTTGCCGCCTGGTTTGCGACGTTTGCGCCGGGCGGCCGCGCGCCGAGGATCGGGGAAGTGTGGGCGTCTCCGGACCATGCGGCGACGCTTCGTTCGATTGCGGAGACAGAAGCGGAAAGCTTTTATCGCGGCGAGCTGGCGGAAAAAATCGCCGCCTTCTCGAAGCAATACGACGGTTTTTTGACGCTCGAGGATCTCGCCGAGTATGAACCGGAATGGGTTGAACCGATTTCCGTTTCCTACCGCGGCTATGACGTATGGGAAATCCCGCCGAACGGCCAAGGACTTGTCGCCTTACTGGCGTTAAACATCATGAACGGGTTTGACGTGCCAAGCATTCCGGACGTTGAGACATGCCACCGGCAAATCGAGGCGATGAAGCTTGCCTTTGCTGACGGGAAAGCGTATATCGCCGACCGCCGCTATATGGACTACCGCGTCGATGAGCTGTTATCCGAATCGTTTGCGGCCATGCGCCGGGCGCAAATCGGCGCCGAAGCGCTCACCCCGGAGCCGGGAACGCCGCCAAAAGGCGGAACGGTCTATTTGGCTGCCGCTGACGGCGAAGGCAATATGGTGTCGTTCATCCAAAGCAACTATATGGGCTTCGGGTCCGGCCTCGTAGTGCCAGGCACGGGGATCGCCTTGCACAACCGCGGCCATAACTTCGCCTTTGATGACGGCCATCCGAACGCGCTCGCCCCAAGGAAAAAGCCGTACCATACGATCATTCCCGGCTTTTTGACGAAAGGCGGCACACCGATCGGCCCGTTTGGCGTCATGGGCGGGTTCATGCAGCCGCAAGGGCATATGCAAGTGATCATGAACACGATCGATTTCGCTTTGAATCCGCAAGCGGCGCTTGATGCGCCCCGTTGGCAGTGGATGGAAGGGAAAACGGTGCTCGTCGAGCCCCACTTCCCGCGCCATATCGCTGAAGCGCTCGCCCGCAAAGGGCATGACATCCGTGTGGCGTTAGACGGCGGCCCGTTCGGCCGCGGGCAAATCATTTGGCGCGATCCTCACACCGGCGTGCTCGCTGCTGGGACGGAGCCGCGCACGGATGGAGCGGTCGCCGCTTGGTGA
- a CDS encoding chromate transporter: MNQWHLFLAFFRVGMLGYGGGPSSIPLVRAEVVTKYRWMTDEEFAEILAIANALPGPIATKLAGYIGYRVGGAFGLLNAVLATTAPTVVLMIVLLAVLSSFKDTPWVAGMTKAVVPVVAVMLAEMTWQFAKQARAALGIWPTALLLAACFAALWWLGLHPALVVALLLVAAFVGRGKPEAANGNERGERKVSS; this comes from the coding sequence ATGAATCAATGGCATTTGTTTCTCGCCTTTTTTCGCGTCGGCATGCTCGGGTACGGGGGCGGTCCGTCCTCGATCCCGCTCGTGCGCGCCGAAGTGGTGACAAAATACCGCTGGATGACGGACGAAGAATTCGCCGAGATTTTGGCCATCGCCAACGCCTTGCCCGGCCCGATCGCGACGAAGCTCGCCGGCTATATCGGCTACCGCGTTGGCGGTGCGTTTGGGCTTTTGAACGCCGTCTTAGCGACGACTGCCCCGACGGTGGTGCTGATGATCGTGCTGTTGGCGGTGCTGTCATCGTTCAAGGACACGCCGTGGGTCGCCGGGATGACGAAAGCGGTCGTCCCTGTTGTCGCGGTCATGCTTGCCGAGATGACGTGGCAGTTCGCCAAACAGGCGCGCGCCGCCCTCGGCATCTGGCCCACAGCCTTGCTTCTTGCCGCTTGCTTTGCCGCCTTGTGGTGGCTCGGGCTTCATCCGGCGCTTGTCGTCGCCCTGTTGCTTGTGGCGGCGTTTGTCGGGCGGGGAAAACCGGAAGCGGCGAACGGAAACGAGCGCGGTGAAAGGAAGGTGTCGTCATGA
- a CDS encoding chromate transporter, protein MIYWHLFLAFFWPGILGYGGGPASIPLVEHEVVDRYQWMTVNEFSEVLAIGNSLPGPIATKMAGYIGYEQAGLLGAAVAVFASVAPSLILLLALLQLLYKWKDAPQVKRLTAYIRPAVAVMLGIMAIDFFRESYEGTGFGQTVFLAAASAFLLLGKWRIHPAYVIALALVYGAVFLS, encoded by the coding sequence ATGATTTACTGGCATTTGTTTCTCGCCTTTTTTTGGCCCGGCATTCTCGGCTATGGCGGCGGCCCGGCCTCGATCCCGCTCGTCGAGCACGAAGTCGTCGACCGGTACCAATGGATGACGGTCAATGAATTCAGTGAAGTGCTGGCGATCGGCAACTCACTTCCCGGCCCGATCGCGACGAAAATGGCTGGATATATCGGCTACGAACAAGCCGGCCTCCTCGGCGCCGCTGTCGCCGTGTTTGCGAGCGTCGCCCCGTCGCTCATTTTGCTGCTCGCGCTCTTGCAGCTCTTGTACAAATGGAAAGACGCGCCGCAAGTAAAGCGGCTCACCGCCTACATCCGCCCGGCCGTCGCTGTCATGCTGGGGATCATGGCGATCGACTTTTTCCGCGAGTCATACGAAGGAACCGGGTTCGGCCAAACGGTGTTTCTCGCCGCCGCCAGCGCTTTTCTGTTGCTCGGCAAATGGCGCATCCACCCGGCGTACGTCATCGCCTTGGCGCTTGTGTACGGGGCTGTCTTCTTGTCCTAG